In Chryseobacterium geocarposphaerae, the following are encoded in one genomic region:
- a CDS encoding M13 family metallopeptidase: MKKLTLSLALLAGIGSQTVSAQATDKGLDLSLMDKSVRPQDDFYNYVSGTWMKTAKIPSDKPTWGSFNKLADDTDNNSMTILNSLLKDKFADGTEGKKIQDLYATYMNMTKRNADGIKPIQANLKKIDAIKNVSDLQNYLISVTKEGENTFYGWGVDADLKDSKMNAVYLGNASLGLGRDYYQKVNEKNTEALAEYTKYVASMLKELGYKNADAAAKGIVDYEKSIAQTYLTNEQSRDNTLQYNPKTMAELTALVKNVNLPAYLKAVGVNTDKVIIGELGYYKNLDKFINAQNLPVIKDYLKFHMIHGSASYLSEKLGDMKFAFYGKYLRGQQEQRALNKRGYELINGTLGEAFGKLYVDKYFPAEAKAQMVELIDYLKKSFAVHINGLTWMSSTTKQKAMEKLNKFTVKVAYPDKWKDYSKLNITSEAKGGNLYSNLQNITEWQYNKDLAKIGKPVDKTEWGMTPQTVNAYYNPVNNEIVFPAAILQPPFFNPKADAAVNFGGIGAVIGHEMSHGFDDSGAQFDADGNLVDWWTPEDKANFEKATKALAAQYDKYEPVKGTFVNGTFTNGENIADLGGVNIAYDALQMYLKDKGNPGMISGYTQDQRFFLSWATVWRTLSSEKYMVNQVKTDPHSPGYFRSFGPIINVDAFYKAFDVKQGDKLYKAPADRIKIW, encoded by the coding sequence ATGAAAAAATTAACACTTTCTTTGGCTTTATTAGCGGGGATTGGTTCACAAACAGTGAGCGCTCAGGCTACAGATAAAGGTTTAGACCTTAGCTTGATGGATAAATCAGTTCGTCCACAAGATGATTTTTATAACTATGTGAGCGGAACTTGGATGAAAACTGCAAAAATCCCTTCCGATAAGCCAACTTGGGGAAGTTTCAACAAATTGGCTGATGATACAGACAATAATTCAATGACGATCTTAAACTCTCTTCTGAAAGATAAATTTGCTGACGGAACAGAAGGTAAAAAAATCCAGGATCTGTACGCTACGTACATGAACATGACGAAGAGAAATGCGGACGGGATCAAACCTATTCAGGCAAATCTGAAAAAGATTGATGCAATAAAAAATGTTAGCGATCTTCAGAACTATTTGATTTCTGTAACGAAAGAAGGTGAAAATACTTTCTACGGATGGGGGGTAGATGCAGACCTTAAGGATTCTAAAATGAACGCAGTTTATTTAGGAAATGCATCTTTAGGATTAGGTAGAGACTATTACCAGAAAGTAAACGAAAAAAACACGGAAGCTCTTGCAGAATATACAAAATATGTAGCTTCTATGTTGAAAGAATTAGGATATAAAAATGCTGATGCTGCGGCAAAAGGTATTGTTGATTATGAAAAAAGCATTGCTCAGACTTATTTAACGAACGAGCAAAGCCGTGACAATACACTTCAGTATAATCCTAAAACAATGGCCGAGCTTACAGCCTTAGTGAAAAATGTAAACCTTCCTGCTTATCTTAAAGCTGTTGGAGTGAATACAGATAAAGTAATCATCGGGGAATTGGGATATTATAAAAATTTAGATAAATTTATCAATGCTCAGAATCTTCCTGTAATTAAGGATTACCTGAAATTTCATATGATTCACGGAAGTGCATCTTATCTAAGTGAAAAACTGGGAGATATGAAGTTTGCTTTCTATGGTAAATATTTGAGAGGCCAGCAAGAGCAGAGAGCTTTAAACAAGAGAGGGTATGAATTGATCAACGGAACTCTGGGTGAAGCTTTCGGAAAATTATACGTTGATAAATATTTCCCTGCAGAAGCTAAAGCTCAAATGGTTGAACTAATTGATTACTTAAAGAAAAGCTTTGCCGTTCACATCAATGGCTTAACTTGGATGTCTTCAACTACAAAGCAAAAAGCAATGGAAAAGTTGAACAAGTTCACCGTAAAAGTTGCTTATCCTGACAAATGGAAAGATTATTCTAAATTAAATATCACTTCTGAAGCTAAAGGTGGAAATTTATATTCAAACCTTCAGAACATTACAGAATGGCAGTACAATAAAGATTTGGCAAAAATTGGAAAACCGGTTGATAAAACAGAATGGGGAATGACTCCGCAAACGGTAAATGCTTACTACAACCCGGTAAACAACGAAATCGTGTTCCCTGCTGCAATTCTTCAGCCGCCTTTCTTCAATCCTAAAGCAGATGCTGCGGTGAATTTCGGAGGGATCGGTGCTGTTATCGGTCACGAAATGAGCCACGGATTTGATGATTCAGGAGCTCAGTTCGATGCAGACGGAAACCTTGTAGACTGGTGGACTCCGGAGGATAAAGCTAACTTCGAAAAAGCAACAAAAGCACTTGCTGCTCAGTACGATAAATACGAACCGGTAAAAGGAACTTTCGTAAACGGAACATTTACAAATGGTGAGAATATCGCCGATTTAGGTGGAGTAAATATCGCTTATGATGCTCTTCAGATGTATTTGAAAGACAAAGGAAATCCTGGAATGATCAGTGGTTATACACAGGATCAGAGATTCTTCCTAAGCTGGGCAACCGTATGGAGAACATTATCAAGTGAAAAATACATGGTGAACCAGGTAAAAACAGATCCGCACTCTCCTGGATATTTCAGAAGTTTCGGGCCTATCATCAATGTTGATGCTTTCTACAAAGCATTCGACGTGAAACAGGGAGACAAGCTATACAAAGCTCCTGCAGACAGAATTAAAATCTGGTAA
- a CDS encoding polysaccharide deacetylase family protein translates to MENSKQIFQTDSKKRWRNVQWGSRIFIFVAVLLFLALGLMMKLDKSPKIPFKEDYKAVITANKPYLQENKISKEYKGFRSFISEKTMHTNLAKIAKARAERLKNQNRNWAQFPGGISSAFYVAWDPQSLMSLKRNIKHINLVFPEWFFLDPKTGNLKTNVDPEGYKVIKRTGVAAMPILSNNFQQEFHSEGLGKVLNSPQQRTKLIQKLAKECLTFHFKGINIDFEEMNLDSDENLIAFMKELSDTFKQNKLLVTMDVMTDNDDYNIQKLNPYVDYFVLMAYDEYSADSDAGPVSSQKWVEAQTGKFLQKTSPNKIILGLGAYGYDWSTNKNDNSSVTYMQAITKASASKAIINFDDNTFNLNYSYTDSKNNTHTVFFNDAASIFNTMRFSSEYPLAGTALWRLGSEDSRIWNFYDKDLTFAGLAKLNLKTLENVKGQTMVDYIGDGEVLDVLNTPHDGKIAVEIDPKEKIITDENYVTYPSSYEVKKYGEAPQKELVLTFDDGPDETYTPQILDVLSKYHVPAAFFLVGLNAEKNLPLVKRIYREGHEIGNHTFTHENVAKVSPERALLELKLTRLLIECITGHSTILFRAPYNADSEPTTSEEIVPVALARQQNYLDIGENIDPEDWQPGIKTDEIVKRVMAGLKAERGNIILLHDAGGETREETVKALKILIPTLQKEGYHFTNLASILHKNKAELMPGVPKTRAYYVMQLNLVLATIIYGISHFLVALFTIFIGLGLIRLMIMLYWAFKERRKEKKLGKFPVLESYPKVSIIVPAYNEEINIVSSLHNLLQQTYPNFNIILVDDGSKDSTYEKAKNAFSDHPKLKIFSKANGGKATALNFGISQTDAEYVVCIDADTKLEQNAVKYLIARFLNSNSEEKIAAVAGNVKVGNTVNWLTKWQSIEYTTSQNFDRLAYANINAIIVIPGAIGAFRKSVIDEVGGYSSDTLAEDCDITVKILREGYTVANENRAIAVTEAPESVKQFLKQRFRWTYGIMQMFWKQRQTFLNPKYKGLGLWAMPNILLFQYIIPFFSPLADLIMFFGILSGNGSKIFSYYLIFLLVDASLALIAFIMQREKLVNLLYIIPQRFGYRWLMYIVLFRSLRKALKGEMQTWGFLKRTGNVKEIATS, encoded by the coding sequence GTGGAGAACTCAAAACAGATTTTTCAGACCGATAGCAAAAAACGCTGGAGAAACGTACAGTGGGGAAGCCGTATTTTCATTTTCGTTGCAGTATTGCTTTTCCTTGCTTTAGGTTTGATGATGAAACTGGACAAAAGCCCTAAAATTCCTTTTAAAGAAGACTATAAAGCGGTAATTACTGCAAATAAACCTTATTTACAGGAAAATAAAATCTCGAAAGAATATAAAGGCTTCAGAAGTTTTATTTCTGAAAAAACAATGCATACCAATCTTGCTAAAATTGCCAAAGCAAGAGCCGAAAGACTTAAAAATCAAAACAGGAATTGGGCACAGTTTCCGGGGGGAATAAGTTCTGCGTTCTATGTTGCATGGGATCCTCAGTCACTGATGTCTTTAAAGAGAAACATTAAACATATCAATCTTGTTTTCCCTGAATGGTTTTTCCTTGATCCGAAAACAGGTAATCTGAAAACCAATGTAGACCCTGAAGGTTATAAAGTGATCAAAAGAACAGGGGTCGCAGCAATGCCAATCTTAAGTAATAATTTCCAGCAGGAATTCCATTCCGAAGGCTTGGGAAAAGTTCTGAATAGTCCTCAGCAGAGAACAAAACTTATTCAAAAGTTGGCTAAGGAATGTCTCACCTTTCATTTTAAAGGAATCAATATTGACTTTGAAGAAATGAATCTGGACTCTGATGAAAATCTGATCGCCTTTATGAAAGAACTTTCCGATACTTTCAAACAAAATAAACTGCTCGTTACAATGGATGTGATGACGGATAATGATGATTATAATATTCAGAAATTAAATCCGTATGTAGATTACTTCGTGTTGATGGCTTATGATGAATATTCTGCGGACAGCGATGCTGGACCTGTTTCTTCACAAAAATGGGTGGAAGCACAGACCGGGAAATTTTTACAGAAAACATCTCCGAACAAAATCATTTTAGGATTGGGAGCTTACGGTTACGACTGGAGCACCAATAAGAATGACAACAGTTCCGTAACTTATATGCAGGCAATCACAAAAGCGAGTGCTAGTAAAGCAATTATCAATTTTGATGATAATACATTTAATTTAAACTATTCTTACACAGACTCAAAAAATAATACCCACACTGTATTTTTCAATGATGCGGCTTCCATTTTCAATACCATGCGTTTCTCTTCAGAATATCCTTTGGCAGGAACTGCGCTCTGGAGACTGGGAAGTGAAGACAGCCGGATCTGGAACTTTTATGATAAGGATCTGACTTTTGCGGGGTTGGCAAAATTAAATTTAAAAACACTGGAAAATGTGAAAGGTCAGACGATGGTCGATTATATTGGCGACGGGGAAGTTCTGGATGTTCTAAATACACCTCATGACGGAAAAATTGCAGTGGAGATTGATCCGAAAGAAAAAATCATTACTGATGAAAATTATGTGACTTATCCAAGCTCTTATGAAGTGAAAAAATATGGGGAAGCTCCTCAGAAAGAATTGGTTCTCACTTTCGATGATGGTCCTGATGAAACTTATACACCACAGATCTTAGATGTTTTATCTAAATACCATGTTCCGGCTGCGTTCTTTTTGGTGGGACTAAATGCTGAGAAAAATCTTCCTTTGGTTAAAAGAATTTACCGAGAGGGCCATGAAATAGGAAACCACACCTTTACCCATGAAAATGTTGCTAAGGTAAGTCCTGAAAGAGCTTTATTGGAATTAAAACTGACAAGATTACTGATAGAATGTATTACAGGACACAGTACCATTCTTTTCAGAGCACCTTATAATGCCGATTCTGAACCAACAACTTCTGAAGAAATCGTACCTGTTGCTTTGGCAAGACAGCAAAATTATCTGGACATTGGCGAAAATATCGATCCGGAAGACTGGCAACCCGGAATAAAAACGGATGAAATTGTAAAACGCGTAATGGCAGGATTGAAAGCAGAACGGGGAAATATTATCCTTCTGCACGATGCAGGTGGTGAAACGAGAGAAGAAACAGTAAAAGCATTGAAAATTTTAATCCCGACTTTACAGAAAGAAGGCTATCATTTTACCAATCTTGCAAGTATTTTACATAAAAATAAAGCGGAATTAATGCCTGGAGTTCCTAAAACGAGAGCATACTACGTAATGCAGCTTAATTTAGTTTTGGCAACAATTATTTATGGAATCAGTCACTTTTTGGTAGCTCTTTTCACCATTTTTATAGGATTAGGGTTAATAAGATTGATGATTATGCTGTACTGGGCGTTTAAAGAAAGACGAAAAGAGAAAAAACTGGGGAAATTTCCGGTATTGGAATCTTATCCGAAAGTTTCGATCATTGTTCCCGCATATAATGAAGAAATCAATATTGTTTCTTCTCTCCATAATTTATTACAACAAACCTACCCGAATTTTAACATTATTTTAGTTGATGACGGAAGTAAAGACTCTACCTATGAAAAAGCAAAAAATGCATTTTCTGATCATCCAAAACTGAAAATTTTCAGTAAAGCAAATGGCGGAAAAGCAACCGCTCTAAATTTCGGAATCTCCCAAACTGATGCAGAATATGTGGTTTGTATAGATGCCGATACAAAACTGGAACAAAATGCAGTAAAATATTTAATTGCAAGATTTTTAAATTCCAATTCAGAGGAAAAAATTGCCGCCGTTGCAGGAAATGTAAAAGTTGGAAATACAGTAAATTGGCTAACAAAATGGCAATCTATAGAATATACAACCAGTCAGAATTTTGACCGATTGGCGTATGCAAATATCAATGCCATTATCGTGATTCCGGGAGCAATTGGAGCTTTCAGAAAATCTGTGATCGATGAGGTAGGAGGATATTCTTCCGATACTTTGGCGGAAGACTGTGATATTACTGTGAAAATTTTGAGAGAAGGATATACCGTTGCCAATGAAAACCGTGCAATTGCTGTAACGGAAGCTCCTGAAAGCGTAAAACAGTTTTTAAAACAGCGTTTCAGATGGACGTACGGAATCATGCAGATGTTCTGGAAGCAAAGACAGACTTTCCTGAATCCGAAATACAAAGGCTTAGGATTGTGGGCAATGCCGAATATTTTATTGTTCCAGTACATTATTCCGTTTTTCTCACCGCTTGCCGATCTTATCATGTTTTTTGGCATTTTATCAGGAAATGGAAGCAAAATATTCAGTTACTATTTAATCTTCCTTTTGGTAGACGCTTCATTGGCTCTCATAGCTTTCATTATGCAGAGGGAGAAGCTGGTGAATTTACTGTATATTATCCCACAACGTTTCGGATACAGATGGCTGATGTATATTGTGTTGTTCCGAAGCTTAAGAAAGGCATTAAAAGGAGAAATGCAGACCTGGGGATTTTTGAAACGTACCGGAAATGTAAAAGAAATTGCAACTTCTTAA